CAAGCTTAGGGTTTTCTTTCATATAAGATAAGAATTCATCAAGTTCAGAGATTCTTTGAACTCCCCAAATAGGAACTACATTATCAAAGCTATTAATATATGTATAAGCCGCTTTAGAACTTCCTATTAATCCTCCACTCATTGCTTTCATTGCAATAAAACCTATATTATTTGCTCTTGCATTTTCAACAATAGCTAATTCTTTTTGACCTGTAAGATAAGAGAAGGGGAATTGGATTGTTTCATATAATCCACTATTAATAGCTTCTTCTGCAAGTTCCACTTTGTGGGATGTAAAACCGATATGTCTTATGATTCCTTCATCATAAAGGTTAAATAATGCATCATAAGCTCCACTTCCATCTCCTTCAGTTGGACAGAATGAAGGATTGTGGATTTGATAAAGATCGATATAATCAGTTCCAAGATTATCAAGGCTGGTTTTGATGTCTTTTTCTATTGTCTTTCTATCTTCACCTTGAGTTTTAGTAGCTATTATAATACTTTCTCTCGGATATTCTTCACTAAAGCCTTTAAAAGCATAGTTTAATTTTTCTTCACTATCTGTATATGCTCTTGCAGTATC
This portion of the Methanobrevibacter olleyae genome encodes:
- a CDS encoding aldo/keto reductase, translated to MAKMILGKTGLKIEKNGFGALPIQRVSFDESAEIFRKAYNNGINFFDTARAYTDSEEKLNYAFKGFSEEYPRESIIIATKTQGEDRKTIEKDIKTSLDNLGTDYIDLYQIHNPSFCPTEGDGSGAYDALFNLYDEGIIRHIGFTSHKVELAEEAINSGLYETIQFPFSYLTGQKELAIVENARANNIGFIAMKAMSGGLIGSSKAAYTYINSFDNVVPIWGVQRISELDEFLSYMKENPKLDKELENIIKKEREELQGDFCRGCGYCMPCPEEIQIFQCARMSLWIRRFPSEPNLTPESQEMMKKIEDCTECRQCVSRCPYELDIPELLKKNYEDYKKILSVEVKVD